The Zerene cesonia ecotype Mississippi unplaced genomic scaffold, Zerene_cesonia_1.1 Zces_u008, whole genome shotgun sequence genomic sequence TTGGGATTTCCCCTAATACTAAAATTTTGCGTAGTGCTTATTGACCGTGTCAATGTTGTTCTCTGTGCCAGAATATTATCATTTCTACTAGAAAATCTAACTTTTGTCCGCAGCTTAACCCGCGTGGAGTAATATCATTTTTCATGTTACAAACTTCCATCCTATATTCTATCATCTCGGGagaagaatttatcaaaatactttattagaGGATGCCTACATCTATCTTCAGTCTATCTTTGCGCGATCGGTTCAAGGTAGTTTGGCCTCTACGTTGTTACATCAGTCAGTCACCTATGCTATGTATGTAGGGCTTGTAGTATGTTTAATTATCTAATGACCGTATCGGATATCTCATTAATGAAGCCATGTTCCACTCCGTATCAGTTTATAACTCATTACTAAACTTCTGATCCGACAGACGTCAAGTCTACGAGCATTTCAGGCGAACTCTCAGAAGTGTAAAGTTTATAGCGCGAAATTAAagttacaataacaaatacaacttCAAATACAATCGCTTCAAcagttatgtataattatagaaaataactaCGTTAGGACAGATTCATAAATGACTTATTGAATAAAAGGTatgatttattacataattcgTAGTATAATACTCGAGTAtgacaagaaaatattatttatgatgtatggtttataattaacaacaaaattccattgcaatgCTATGTGCCGTTTCACCTCTtccttcttcttcttttaattaatagctCCAGCCAATAAATAGGGACTCCGCCACTGTCCAGTATATGTGGAAATAGACTCAAATATCAGACTTGAATCGATACGGTTGTGACATGCAACATTTGGAAATCGTTGGAAAAAATAGGATTGCTAATAATTTCTCATAGCTTATTGAcactttcttttaaatattaattgacaaATACTAAACAGAACTTATCTAGAAGCTGCACAACCGGTCACAAGCTTCGATGCAACATGATAACCTACCATGTATTCGCGAGATAAGTGTCTCAgtcaatattatgttatgtattatattcgtATGTGCATTACGCAGTGTTTAATGGACACTCAACTCAAAACACAAGTAAGTAAATACGACTAATAGCCAGCAATCATGtcgttatttatgtattatttttaatgacacTCATTTACTCATCATAAGGAGATGAAATATGAATcacctttataaattatagtgttattattttaaatgtttaaatactcCCGATTgaatactaaattttaataatcaattagtTCAATTTCGTAAATTAtgctaactaatattataaataaaaaagtttgtatgtttgtctaaATTGTTTTTCCTTCTTCGCAATGGAGCGACTTTATGACATGATTTCTGTTTCTGGTAAGATTTAGGGGGCTAGAAAGTGACATAGACTTCTTTCCGCGGTGTTCAATTATCATTGCCATGTAAATGTTCCTATAAATAgttcatacatttaaaaattagttcaTATTTGTTCCTTCAGGAGTAACCCTTAAGATTGTTGTTAAGAGAGTAAACATTAATCCATCACGCTGACCAAATGCCAACTTGTAGATTTcacatattatcattaaacttaatacttcacaagaattttttttcttataatttattacttcaaaTAAGTTTAGAAGAACGTAATATTTACTAAGCAAATTTTTTAGGCCAGCCATTCACAGTGCGATATTCTGAAGGTACAAATAACACGACTTAACCAATTGTGTTCTCGTAACTCACCAAGTTTAGCTGGTATCCCATTCACGACGCGACTGAAAGACGCATTGCTGACACCGCATACCGGTGGTTCAGGTAATGCAGTGATGGCCGCCACGTCCGACGTCATCGCCGACTTTCCTGACGCAGCTTCCGTTGACGTCACGGGTGGAGGTGGTGCTGTGGTGGGGGGAGCGGTTGGTGGTGTGTTGGGTATACCGGGAAGGGGACAGCAAACCTATAGATTGAGATAtgcattgttaattttttgtttgactcAAAGAGTTGATAACAATTCGCCTAAAGTCGGGTTTACATCTTAGGGTGTGgtttccaatttttttattattatcgtttaaaatttccattttttatattgataaaataattttaagtgatTGAAATTGAGTTTAATCATTTTAGGTTATACCTAGTAGGTAATAgttaagtttgtttgaatttggCTCCACTTTTGTTTCACGTTTTAagttcatttttttctttgttttaattgttttcttgtgtATTTATTGTGCTTTCAGTGTTGTATTGtgtcttaattttattgttttgtttaaattgtaatttcgtggggtcaaataaatgtttatttctttctttcaaataaaaccgtgttaaaaagtaaatttcaaGAATCTAAAGGaacatgtatgtttgttttatcaaaatcttctgcaatttgttttttctttgtatcCAACTTCAAATCAAAGTTTATAACAACTTAATAACCTGCTATAATCTATCGAGATTAATTTTATGGGTCCATCAAACAGACTAcagacataaaatattatgattacgATACgacgaattaaattaaatgaacatatattttaatcatttctatttatctatataaaaatatcatagtgATTATTTGAACTAGGTTTAGTCAGCGAATTCTCACGTAACTAGTATTTCACCCggagaataaaattatttgcaaatcTAGACTAAAATCTATTTAGTGCGTCTCATTTCATACAAACCCGATCGACCgcttttgaaaacaaaaaatatcgtaggtaattactaaataatatcgGAATTTTGTCTAACATCCTCaagatttgtatataaatattaaaagcaagGTATACGCGTGTATCTAAGAGCAATTGACCTTGACATTCAAAGGAAAACATTTGAAGACGATGACCATTGACCATTAGCGCTGTTTTATTAgacgatttattaatttgcaaaCATAATGACGTTGCCTTAacgatttttaatgaattaaaaaagatcTACACGCTAGTGATATGTAAATTtcgtattaattttacaaggTCCTGTTTAggctaaaataaaactaatggactcttttttaaattggctttaataaaaagcaagAAATGTGGATCTGAAGCTCAAAATGTGGATGTCAAATTCTTatacatgatttttatttatacctattcAAAATAGACAGACCGCGCGTTGATATGATATGATGAGAAGTAATAATAAACCCttcgaaatatttaatgataaaaaaaaaaacagattatttcatttccaattttacaaaataagtttaagaaaaaacctGTGTCAGAACGAGTGCTCTTCcttaacttaattattttaactaggtatataaaaatttaaataaaccgctattatataacattatttcaattaattcatGTTACGTATGGTGTTCTTTTTCtgtattatgacgattcaaacgCGCTTCTAAACAAAGTCTAGTCTATCAATCAAGTCGTCTATCAATGTTAGAGTTTCAGTTTATATGTTccttactataaaaataaacgttattcTAGTCAACTATCGTCCTTTAGGTGATCAGTTCTTATAAATGTTCTAGGTACCTTGGGGATGTCATTTTCGAAACCGCATTGCGATCGTCTCAAGATATCCACAACTCTGCTGTTTTTGGGTGTCTGCAACAACTTCACGAACGGTTCGCAGGCTTTTATGCTGATGCATGATCCGGAACCGCCCTCCACTGTGGTACACCTCTCTCCTGGAAGCAAACAACAGCTTTGACGTTGGTGTATATCGTAACATTTAGCTGCACCGCACTCTGGCGCTGATGGaatgttattcaatttaatttatttaggaaaAATCCTCCTAGATTGTAAAATGTTGCATCATTTGAACAAGGTACCTACAATGGAATTaacatcatatttttatacaaaatctaatataaaatcttattttatttttaggtaaataatatatttctctgtaataaatttcatacaagcTGGatcttcatttaaaaaaaaacgacagtaccagtgaaaataaatttgtctttgatattattaaatattaatataagttaatactatctacttattaatattagcacctgtattatacattaattttcacattttttgtaattttttcatgatatttgttaaatgGATTCGACATGCTATGTTAGATATACGCAGTCATTAGGACTAATTATAAGATATTCAAATTATCCCCATATCGATGTAAATGTGTGAAAAATTATGTCAAGTGtagcaattaaattaatatatttttatttaaaaacaagaattaagcaataaaatataagagacAAACATgaacaaaagaaatacatggatgaaaagaaagaaaaggtGTAGTGAGAAGAGagatcaaagaaataaatgtttttttaatattatcacgatttttaaatatgtatatttgtgtattgCCAGTCGAATTAACGACttacatacacaaatatacataaaactttatttcttcGCGgggtttaaaattatgatcatatagtaaattaatgaatataacacgttaatagtgtttttattggtggtaaatgttaaaacctGTTTAGTCTTATTATCTGAggttaaacttattataaataaatgtttgagtttgagtatacACTTAATTTCTGGTTTCAAAATCGGTTAGTCCTTTATCATGAACAATTACacgtatatatttaagtgCCGTTggttaaaattgatttaaaagcaGACAAATTACGTATGCACCGCAGTTCCATCAAGATGCATCGTTAAATTCAGCACACAATGCTTCATCCGTGTGATGATTTCACAGATAAATCAGATAGTTACAAAGAatttgtttatactttataggGAAATCCTATTCTACCAGTGTTTATTAACATTACTACAAAGAAAATACCATTAGGACTAAAAATGCATAGTATGAAGTAAAAAAAGGAAGCATTCAATTGGAACTACTGATGGAAATTACTTAACATTATTCGATATATTGAACAGACACACAGgtattatataagattattatgGTGTGTATGTGGTATCaagagtatttataataatcgctatgaatttataaaaatagacaaacatcgtaaattgaaatcaataatgtctatttttacaaattaaatgaaaagaaataaaatctagAAAACAAATTTAGAAAATCAAGCAATATTGTCCAGCATTGCtttgattttattagttactagttatttataagttcaatcatttaataatatgatgaaaacaattttgtgCAAATCGAATTCTAATAGTTAATAATACCTATAACAATTTTGTCGATTCTAACATTTTACTCTCGTGCTTCGCTCGTTACTATGTAAATAGTGTTTGACCTGACGTGACCACTACACGGCCTTCGAGTATATTTATCGACTCGAAGAGTAAGGAATGAATGTGTTTTTGGATGTTGTTACAATGGTAGGAGGTTTAATGCTAGATTATATGAACTTCGTAGTGTAAAGGGTCACATTATTTGTGGATatcctttttataaatagggaAAGTGACGGGTAGGAATTGTGTTTGACTTTCTTGATATAgaattagaatttaaaatcttaGTTGCAAAAGTTACTTAcgagtataaaatttatctcacTATAagagaaaatacttttttttgcatagttatttatttgaatattgcaAATATCGAATAGCTAAAAGACCTAAATATTcgattaaattatgattaatcacaaattgtattaacattattattttcgtcgacaattaaaaaaatctttctcgGTTTTGTAGAAACGGTAGCTTACATAAAGCTACCGTTTCTCTCTTTCTTATTCCAAATAACTTGAAAGCGAAAGAGACAGAAGATGGACTTCATTACTTTTTGCTTGAAGCAATAAATTATCTCGCGCAAATATGTTCAAATAAGTTTTTCTTAGTATTTGACGACGTCATGGCTGTGTTCATTCGATGTTAATTAAGAAGCAAACGGTGAATTTAAGAACCTTATATGGCATATGATTCCACAGTAACTAGGTTAGCCTAGTACATTTGTAGCATAGTGTTGTACATTTAATATGGTAGCGCGTATTTCGTATGACATCACtgtaatttgttaataacttttatgtgAATAacttcataggaggcctgtgtcccaggagtgggaacatatatggactgatgatgatgatcatattttattagtactaaatttatataacatggTTGTTAATTGCAGTGAGATGTGGAGTTAATAGTTTATAACGTATAAGTAACAAGCATGgaagattaataattatttagtaattattatagtaggaagatttgtataaaaatgataaattgaatgtaaaaGAGCTGCGGAAAGTTACAACACATGtgtaaacaaaacaacaacataaatacaaaatataagacAGATCTGTGAAATAACATTCTAAGCTTATTCTGTAACCCATTGAAGAaagtcaaaattattaaaagcacCTTCCCTTTATTCTAGAttcgtttcatttaatttcccTAAAACTTGAAACATTTTTGAGGGTTTTCTCTGAGCTCAACGACACTTAGTAGTATTAACCTGGCAGTATTAAAACTTGTATCTTCTTAGTAATGGTCATTCACCTCGATAATATCCGgtcattataaaaatgcaaGATATTAAAGTCACGAACATtgcatattattcaatttttttggtAGCGCAAGAGCCGATAGACCACCTGATGATAAATGGTCAACACCGTCCATAAACTCTGCTGGTGTTACAGGTGGTTTCGgctttttaatgataaatcaaTACTATAGATTCTAACACATATGTTTTTGACATATTATGTCACTAAGACGAGATGGCGACCATACTTTTCCAAACTACTCCATACTCCTACTCCAAAATCCTACTCCATAttaaattcgttaaaattgtattttagtaACTCagcaattatatttcttattaataaccAATTTCATGCTTCAGAAATGTAATCAACTACGAAGTAAATGGAATTAATTTCCGTATTAATCAATCAAAATGATACAATGCTTGCAGAACCCAACATGCTATTATCACATTTACAGTTAATTTAccgttaaatattaaaaataagtatatttactaAAAGCCGAGAATCCCACGTTATCCCTCGATTGCGACGGTGGTACTGGCGTCAGTATTGCACGAGGTGTACTGCTTATTTCACCAGCTCTATCGCCAAAAGAAGACTCGTTTATTCCGCCCAAAACACTATCCGGCTTAACGTTCTCTTCGTTAAATGGTGCATTTGTATTTGCATCGTATGCTGCTGCAGTAGGTATCGGTAATTCACTTGAAATAATTGCAGGCTCTGGTGTTCTATCAGTTTCAGGTTTTTCCGTATTCAAATCGGTATTTACATTAGAATCTGCTCCATTACTTTCATTGTTCATATCTTTAACATTGTTGGATAGGGAGTCTCCAAACGATGGTTTGTTAGAATTCATGCCAGTGATGAAGTCTTCAAAACTCAACCCATTCGAATTGGCATTGTTATTGTTGTCTCTTACAGGATTTTCTGCTTGACTTTCTccatttgtttgtataaagttGGGATTACCTTGATTGTTCAGGTAGTTCTCTGTTACTCTATCGTTGTCTAAATTAACATAGTCTTGTGGTATTTCAGTGTTTTGATTTGGAAATCTCACTCTGTTTGGACGTCGGCGGTAAGCGTCGTCATATTGATTACTTATGGGTCGATTAGTGAAGGGATATATGTATTCTGGGTTGCTGCTTGGATTTTCACGCTGTAAATGTAGTAAGGAACTTATCTGTTGGCTAATTCTTCTCGGGTTGGGGAATTGCTGGAAAAACGGCTGCTGCTGATGACGTTCATTGGGGAAGAAacctacataaaataaataatattaaaaaaagttatggcaatgtaaattttaactgGTGGAGTTTTagattaaataagaatatatttatttctcaaccatacaataaacacatacaaacaaaacgttttttagattattgaaattctacatattttccttttattattatttggtatAATTAACAggttgtatgtgtgtgttggAGTTTACATTAGTTATTAAGTAACTAATGTGTTAAAACTTCAATACATCAATATTATAGCGAAACTGCTTTACCACTTTAATATCCtaactacttttttatatcctactaatacttaTGTACCTACGTATATAATAGTCTTCAAGCTTcttaataattgtatgaaGAACAGTCGAAAAATTCTTACGTTttgaaactaattttatatagagaaaacatttgtgtttttggatgtatgtttctaatgttttcacacaaaaactactggatcgcttgcaaaaattctttcacaatgGTGGTTGTTTCTAATAAGAAAGCTGTATCTTCATTGAGTGACTGGCTATATGTGAACCACGAGCTaagtcggggcggaccgctagttaatataatttaataacaagttGTTTAGATTCACACCAAGATATACAATAAACGAGTTAATTCtaatcgtttttattataattattccaattaaaatatgtctcGTGTActtggaccgattttaattcttttttaaaaacaaactattaCAATTAGGAACTGTTTAAATCTAATTCAGCATTTAATCTCCCAAACGTAAAACTCATTCTCAATACGCTATGTAAACATTTGGTGACCTTAAACTTATCCAACATAATTCTGATaagagttatattataataataagtttattctataaaatctTTACGTGccattataacatataaactttGTCCTTAAGagtgatttttcaatattttccgTTTAATGGGACTCGGGATTTTTTACGTAAAGGTCGAAATATTTcagaatagattttaatatttaattgcaaacaatttacaatgtttACTAGCTGCTTGGCAAATCAACTTAAGACCAATACCTTACGTCATTTGGTTGCATACAAATAACCCAAATTAACcttcaatatataaagatgGACATTGGCAGTTGAAAATTATCGTAAAAAATgttgcaatgaaaattatatattttttgtatatatatgttagtCTTATTTGCACCattattggtaaataaatatgtacagaAGGATAGAAAATcagaaaaatatgtacaatatacataaatgacAGTTGATGATAGGTACATCGGAAATACCGCGCGATCACATTCGTACGAATATTTGCATGTACCGACGAATGTTTTTACATGCTTAAGCTTTTTATCAGTACTAACTCCTATCTTATTTATGAGTTTGGAAATTACTTATAcgcaaagaaataataaactcaTGTTCACACTTAACGAATTCAATGTAagatttatgtacatattctagcattttttgaataaatatcgaacttttgaacatattattacataagtaTGCTTGCTACATACGATATACAATATAGCAAGAAATTTATTAAGCGGTTTGATGACTGTTTACGGTTTATAACGGTTACAGCGGTTtgataattgattattaaaaaaaaaacaatcccataaatattttagtcatAGCGACTCTTTGGTTCAATGTCACTGTCAAAATACCCGATTTTGTGCAGAATACAAACATACGATGAATGAATAACTAATGTCCACGTTTAGTCACGGTCGAGATTATTTCCTGACCAAgttttttatcaaacatatTTGTTACATTCGTGTCGACAATTTGATATGATctgtgaaattaaaaaaattatcttttcatTTGACATACAGTATACAAGCTCAGCAGgacgaaaattataattattagattaatatttcaaatcgaaTAAGAAAttgaatgataattattttgattatttaattaaaaataatttacaaattgagGTAGTATTTTTCTGGTACATAAACTGACGCtataaatgctttattatttttaaagaaaagttGTTGgcaaaagtatatttttaccaCTCTAGATATGTGTGTACTGTGATACTGTAAGTAATTAGGTACCTACGTATGTAACGTAGGTATCTAATAAACAGTATCTAGCATTTACGAACCACGCATCAACTTCATAATTGCCAGTAATTATCACTGATTCATTTATATGCATGGTACATTCCGATTAGATGTTTGGTACTtcagtatttatattgttttacgcgaatgtttaatttttaaatcaatttccaTAACTGtcctttttgaaatttaagcTATAATCCTATAGTAAAAGATTACGCATTACAACAATATCCGTGCATAAACtagaaatgtgttttttattgcgaaaacTACGTTATGAAAtgtctgtttatttgtatatcctTCATTCATATCATAACGTATTCTTCTTTATGGTATGATTATTTGTGCCtgtgaatgtttgtaataGTGTAGTGCCTGAAAAGAATTTGTAGACTATagaattaacttaatttttagttttatggcattgaaatgctttataaatcagtaattttgaaagaatagaaataattgtttcacgaggcgggattcgaacccgcgtatTTTGCCAAACAACAACAACGCGGTGCGTAGCGTTGCTGCTTGTTGCTTTCGAAATACTCGACTAGAGAATGATTTAGTCTACAGTCATATTATATGACGCCAGCATCTCACATTCTTTTGGGAATTTCCTTTAATCACGCAAAAGAAGCCGCACGCCGGatgttagtatttttataagtcaGTTTGTCATTTATAGAGTAGATAGACTAGACTCATAAAATCAGTCATAGAAAAGCTCATTTAATATGCtaataaaggaaataatataaaaagacaataaatGAATGCGtaattgtgttaataaaaCGTATCGAAACGACTAATTGCTGTGCCATTGTAAGATAATTTCAATATGAGGACACAAATGAACCTTGAAGATAGGGTTTAATCGTTGTTTTAAGACTATCTCATTTCCAGTTAAGTTTAAAGGGAAGGCTTCGGgtattgtttgataaaaactatatcaggcgtattaaaaatattttaccgaTTAAATCCTTTATTTTATCGTCTCATAGTTCAGAAGGATTTATTACGTATATGCATACgcatatgtacaaaataattaagaaatattgcTAAAACTCAATTACTACTATTGATCCAAAAGAGTTAAGTATAATAGGTTACTATaacttataatttcaattgtataaatttaggCATTAATGATGTTTTGGGTACGGCagaagaataaaaattcatattttataaccgGTTTGGCCTTTTGCTCATTGCATTTTTGCATAATTATGtaagttttaatgtatttctttttcaaacacgttattataaatgtaaatctaATTTCGAACACAACAGTCATTTTGATTTCACTTATTCACATACCTACTCCCAAAATCCTTCTTAGTTTAAAAGCGTTTTTTTACAAGTTATTTAgatcaaattcaaaaactaaaaacagcAAAATAAGAGCCAAGCCTAGTTTGCATTTTAGTAGCAGAATTTCAggaaaaaaattcatatagcCCTTATTTATTCTTCTGCACTGTTACGGTATTATTCTGTCAGTTATTTCATAAACCTTCGATAGCTTACCTATGACGAGTTtactatgtttattttgatatattattgtatagcatatatttatatgaaatacaatgataaaaagatcataatattatttatagatgtaTATGCAGTAGACCGTACTTAAATAACTTGCACCCTCAAATGGGCCATCAAACCGCTTAAAATGTTTGTCTAttacgaatttaattttttatgtttttccgACGTAAAAAACACATAAGCTCCATAAACTGAACACACCATAGAAACTCAACGATCTTGTACCATAAAATCAACTCACCAAACtgacaaaaaacattttgagcacaaaaacaaacacagagaacgaaatatataaactcGCGGGCCATTTTGACCGGCGCGCGTCAAACTTCACGCTTCGCGAGACACGGCAACACTGACGCGAATATCTTAACTCCCGAGTTATCTTGTCCGGCGTTTATAAATCCATTACGTCATAAACGTAAACCCCTTGCATTGGTATTCAATGAATTTCCCTTAAAATTAGTCACATACTCACATCAgtatcaaatttattgaatagcaAACAGCATCCGCGTTATCACAAGTACAATAAGGTTTCTATTGAattcatctttatttatgaGACACTGGGTAAGGTATCTTTGCGTATAAGCAAGTATCTTTTAGAGCATGGTCGAATTTTCATTGTTGTAAcactttttttgtagaaacaaAAAAGCATTAACATAGAAGTGTGTTAGGTATGTATCAAAAATAAGCGTtcaaaatgtcaaaatatcTTCGGTCCCATAAAAAATAGGCCGACTTCACGAACTCTGGATATGTTCTGCTTAGCTTCGTCAGTCGAAATAAATTACGAAAATATACGTCTAAAGATCGTTAAAAAGTTAACGCCGTTAAACTATCAGGGGCATTATAAGCAAATGGTGAAACCGGCCCTCAGTTCTTTCTGGACCTCAAACACAAATTAGTTAAGatgcttataataattaacctaGATTTTTCTAAGGTATTTCCTAACAAAACCATTTAACCATTTATTTAGCATTTGACTAAAAATTGCCACCTTATGctgtatttttaaagtcggttagAGTAAGGtgcacttacgcgggtgaaaccgcggggcacagctagtat encodes the following:
- the LOC119839118 gene encoding venom serine protease Bi-VSP-like; this translates as MAREFIYFVLCVCFCAQNVFCQFGFFPNERHQQQPFFQQFPNPRRISQQISSLLHLQRENPSSNPEYIYPFTNRPISNQYDDAYRRRPNRVRFPNQNTEIPQDYVNLDNDRVTENYLNNQGNPNFIQTNGESQAENPVRDNNNNANSNGLSFEDFITGMNSNKPSFGDSLSNNVKDMNNESNGADSNVNTDLNTEKPETDRTPEPAIISSELPIPTAAAYDANTNAPFNEENVKPDSVLGGINESSFGDRAGEISSTPRAILTPVPPSQSRDNVGFSAFRERCTTVEGGSGSCISIKACEPFVKLLQTPKNSRVVDILRRSQCGFENDIPKVCCPLPGIPNTPPTAPPTTAPPPPVTSTEAASGKSAMTSDVAAITALPEPPVCGVSNASFSRVVNGIPAKLGDFPWMALLGYRSRGATSWKCGGSLITSHHVLTAAHCIHNRENELYVVRLGELDLAREDDGATPVDVLIKSLIKHELYDPQAFTDDIGILVLEKDVSFSSLIRPICIPQDEKLRSQTYEKYNPLIAGWGDVAYRGPKASHLQVAQLPVVTNAACASAYSMYKQQVIDARVLCAGHKDGRMDACQGDSGGPLMQPIWNPQTYTTFFFQIGVVSYGKKCAEPGFPGVYSRVTHFVPWIQQNVIGS